The Coccinella septempunctata chromosome 9, icCocSept1.1, whole genome shotgun sequence genomic interval AACAAAGAAATAATGGAAGAAATAAACCTAGAAGCAGAAGTCGCACCATCATATATTACACTGTTTCATAGTACACTGGCAAGAATAATAAAACACCAAACCCCAATTTTGAAAAAGGAGTATTATGGTCAAACACTTCCTCCATACATTATTAAACTGATAAgggttaaaaaaaaactatatcaGGAGTACAgtacaaaatttccttcaaaatGTTAAGCAGAGCGATTGAATAAAATACCTTGCTCGTATACTGCTATGACTCGACTGACTTTTTTCTAGAAAGAGCAAAGATTATAACTTTACAATCTTTGGGAAAGAGTAACGCCACAATAGTTTTTGTTCATGCAACCAACAATACGGTCAGTCTTCCATTGGTCCCGAGATGGAGCGACTCATTTTTTTTGGGCATAAACTTACATAAAATGCAATGAATTATCATCACTTAGATATGATAGCCAGCACCTTTCTAAGGAATCCAACGATTGGTAAATGATAAAGGATACCGATAGGCTCAAATAGAATCTACTTCCATTGTAAGTATTTTGTCGACTATTTGCAATGTTGTATTATCGATAGCTTTTAATATTTCACTTCACCCCAGGTCGTATTGGTCAATGTAGAATATTAAtgataattttcagttttttaaataatttcagaccgaatgaaaactgaaataaaaGAAAACAGGACAGTACAATAGTATTATAAAAAACTTCTCTGTCCAATTAGAgatttgaaaacattttgaaCTTTGCAGTTCATAAGAAACTATTaggaaatatataattattgtaATTCAAGTCTTCATCTTTTTAATGGGAAATTTTTCCCGTTTTGGAGGGATACACTCCAACTACCTCACAACCTCACAGACAATCATAAAGAGgtttatttcaatatatttaAAGGCTGTATTGCGTTTATACTCAAAATGCAGAGTAGTGATCTTTATTAAATTCAGAATATTTAGAGTGTGACTAGTtctcaattcaaaaatgccTTTACTTGTACTATAGGAAATTTTATGAGTGTTTAGTTGTAAATCGATGTTTATAATATTACAGTTTTCAGTATCGATGGTGTTGCAACTTCTTGATATCTACCTTATTCACGTTTTTCGTTTACTGTTACCCTATAACTTATATTAAAACATCAGGTTTTGAGTTTATTTTATTCATACCTATTAAACAAAATTAACGTTTTTACAAATCTATAGATTTCAAAGTTCAAACAAACCAGAAAATCAAAAAACTAGAATTTTCTTTATACGCTGATCATTGTCCCTCAGTGTTCTGTGACGTGGCCTTTgcactcttcttcttcttgcttGATTGGCTTATTTTGGAAATATCGACCACATTGTGCAAAGTCAGCAAGGTGAAGTCGGAATATATGTAGACCAAAATGAAGGAAAACTTTGACTTCTTGTTGTAATGCTTCGGGTTATCGTAACAAGAACAATCTTCCGACTTGGTTTCATTGTGTCTCTCGCAGAAATCTCTGACTAATGCCCTGTTGCCTTCAAAATCAGAAGATGGTAATTGAATAGTGTTGATACACCATTTCTTGCGGatgtaataaaatatattgaagTTTCATGAAAATCGTTTAAACTCTCTTCATATTGGATGATGAGTTTTTCTTGATTCAAAAATACGTTCATACATATTTATATAGCAGCTAATGCTTGTTCCAAATCACCCACAAGACTTCCTACATCCTCCAAACCAACAGACAGCCTTATCAAATTATCTGTGATTCTCAATATTGCCCTCTGCTCTGCCGGTACTGAAGAATGGGTCATAAGAACTGGTAATTCAGCCAAACTTTCATAACCTCCTAAACTCTCAGCTAGGGTGAATATCCTAAGAgattgtagaaattttttcgaGGAATCTAGGTCACCCTTTATATAAAAAGAAAGCATTCCACTATGTCCACTAGTTTGACGTTTAGTCAATTCATACTGGGGATGGCTAGGCAAACCAGGGTGTATCACACTTTCAATTTTTGGATGACCTTCCAAATACTTCGCTATATGAAGAGAACTCTCAGAATGTTGTTTCATTCTCAAGGCAAGTGTCTTCAAGCTTCGTAACACCTGATAACAGTCGAAAGGAGATGGCACGGTACCCATGGCATTTTGGAGGAATTTTATTTCCTTAGCTAACTCTTCATTGCTAGATACAGCCGCTCCCATGACGACGTCAGAATGGCCATTCATGTATTTAGTAAGTGAATGTACTACAATATCTGCTCCCAACATCAAAGGTTTTTGAAAATATGGTGTTAAGAACGTATTATCAACTACTAGAATTACATTATTTTTTTTGGAGATGTCCGCCACTCTTCGTATATCACATACCTGCAGGGTAGGATTAGTAGGCGTTTCAATCCATatcattttggtatttttccTCAGATTCTTCTCGAAACTGTCTGCTTCTATCTCAGTAAAGCTTGTTTCTATTCCGAACCTACTAGCAACTTTGGTGAACAACCTATTAGTTCCGCCATAAACATCGTTGATACAAAGTATGTGATCTCCAGATTTCAGTAATCCAAGCAGTGTAGTGTTCGCCCCCAAACCGGAACTGAAACAAAATCCATATTTGCCATTTTCCAGTTTTGCGATAACCTTCTCCAAAACGTCTCTGGTGGGATTTCCACTTCTACCGTATTCGTATTTCTTGAAATCGGCAGGACCTTTCTGTTTGAATGTCGTGGATGTTGAGATTGGGGTAACGACC includes:
- the LOC123320861 gene encoding putative cystathionine gamma-lyase 2 — translated: MSGDSFLPLQEEFATVAIHEAQEPEQWSCMEVVTPISTSTTFKQKGPADFKKYEYGRSGNPTRDVLEKVIAKLENGKYGFCFSSGLGANTTLLGLLKSGDHILCINDVYGGTNRLFTKVASRFGIETSFTEIEADSFEKNLRKNTKMIWIETPTNPTLQVCDIRRVADISKKNNVILVVDNTFLTPYFQKPLMLGADIVVHSLTKYMNGHSDVVMGAAVSSNEELAKEIKFLQNAMGTVPSPFDCYQVLRSLKTLALRMKQHSESSLHIAKYLEGHPKIESVIHPGLPSHPQYELTKRQTSGHSGMLSFYIKGDLDSSKKFLQSLRIFTLAESLGGYESLAELPVLMTHSSVPAEQRAILRITDNLIRLSVGLEDVGSLVGDLEQALAAI